The genomic interval TGGCCCGTCCTACAACGAGGGCCGCACATGGGAGGGTTTCACGACCGACGACGAGGGGCTCATCGATCACCTGACCCAGCGCCTCGAGCACGCCCGGTCGTTGGCGTCCCGACGCCCGACCACCTGGATGCTCGCGGCGACCGACGACGGCAGCGATCCCCGGTACGCCGCCGTCCGCGACGCGGCGCTCGCGGCCGCCCGCGACAGCGGCGCCGGCGTCGTCCTGTACGACCGCACGACCGAGAGCTACCTGACCAACCCGTATCCCAGCGGTCCGTGGTCGAGTGAGGAGGCCGCGTTGAGCCCGTCGTGGGAGCTGTCACCCGCACGTCTCGCCGTCGACCGCGGCGCGAAGGCGCTGCGCGACGCGGTCGACCGCTATGCGCCCGACGCCATATACCTGCCGGCGCACGTGTCGAACCCCTCGCTGCTGGACCGCGTCCGGGGCAACACCCTCACGACGCTCGCCGGCGCCGTGGATGTCCCCGTCCGACTGGTCGACGCCGACGGCGAGGTGACGGAACACGGCTGAGCAGGCGAGCGGGCGCCCCGACGACCTCGGCGCCGACTACGCGCAGGCCGGGTTCTCCGGGCGGCTGGGCTTCGGCCGCCGACCGGTCGTCCTCGTCGTGGACATCATCCGCGCCTACCTCGACCCGTCGTCGCCGCTCTACGCCGGTGTCGAGGACGCGGTGGCCTCTGCCGCCCGCGTCGTGGACGCCGCACGCGACACGTCGGTGCCGGTGATCTTCACGCGCGTCGAGTTCATCCGCGGCGGCACCGACGGCGGGATGTTCTACCGCAAGGTGCCCGCGCTGGCGGTGCTCGACGCGGGCTCCCCTCTGGCCGACTTCCCCAACGCGCCCCGACCGCGGGACGGCGAGGTCGTCGTCACCAAGCAGTACGCCAGCGCATTCTTCGGGACGTCCCTCGCGTCGACGTTGACGGCGTTGGGCATCGACACCGTCGTCATCGTCGGCCTGTCGACCAGCGGCTGTGTGCGCGCATCGGCCGTCGACGCGATCCAGCACGGGTTCGCTCCGGTGGTCGTACGGGACGCGGTCGGAGACCGCGACGCACGTCCCCACGAAGCGAACCTGTTCGACCTCGACGCCAAGTACGCCGACGTGATGAGCGAGGCCGAGGTCATCGCGCGGCTGCGCCAGCGTGGCGAATCCCGTTGATCCGACCCCGGCGGCGACGGTCCACCACGCCGGATGGGCCATCGGCACGGCGTGTAGCTGGCCGGTGGGTGGAGAAGATCTGCGACATCTCTCCCTTGTGAAAGGACATCGACGATGCTTGGCTTCATCCGCCGGACCCTGCTCGCGGCGATCTTCCTGTTCAGCAGCACGAACGCCATCCAGAACGCCGAGCAGATGACGGCTCCGGCGGAGGCGCTCGGCCTGCCCGAGCCTGCCAACATGGTGCGGTTGCACGGTGCCATCAACCTGATCGGCGGCCTGATGCTGGTGTTCAACATCAAGCCGAAGCTGGCGGCGTGGGCGATGGTCGGCAACCTGATCCCGACGACGGTGGGCGGTCACCAGTTCTGGGAGGAGAGCGACGAGGGCGCCAAGATCAACCAGTTGATCCACTTCATGAAGAACGTCAGCCTGCTGGGTGGGCTGCTGACGGTCATCTCCGCCGAGCGGCGGTGTGACGACGACGTCTCGTAGCGTCGGGTCCGCCTGGCGTCACGCCGACGTCAGGGCATGTCGACGCGTTGGGCGCTCCAGACACGCGTCCCGCGCTGCGTCTGCAGGCGGGCGCGGTGCAGGGTGACCTCGACGAACACGAGATCCGGGTTCTCGGCGCTGCCGAAGAAGCCGCTGAGATCGTACGGCAGCACACGCGCGTCCCACAGGCGATGCCGCTCGGCGTCACCGTCGTGGACCGTCGCGGTCCCCCACGCCGCGAGCTCGCCGTCGGCCTCGGATCCCTGGATCGGCCAGTGGAACGCGACCGCCGAGTTCTCGCGGAGGTTGCGGCACTTCTTCGACGACGCGCGCGTGGCGAACCACACGGTGCCGTCGGCGAACCCCGGAGCGACGACGGCGACATGGGGACGTCCATGGGCGTCGGCGGTCCCGACGTAGGTGGTCCACCCGCTCGCCGTCGCCGCCTCGACCACCGCGCTCCACGGCATCGCGACCCGTTCCATGCTCCGTACCTCCCGCGCCGGCGTGCGGATGCCTCACGCGACCAGCGTCACGACCGCGATGACGATCAGGGCCAGCAGCGCGAGCACAGCCACCGCCACCACGGCCCACGGCAGCGACGACGACGCGGGACGCGACGGTTCGGGATCGACGGCCGGGATGTCGATCGTGTGTGTGCGGTCGTCGTCGGAGAACGGGCTGGCCATGCCACACCGGCCACAGTGCCCCGCCGCGCGATCGTTGCGCGCACCACACCGCGCGCACCTCCACATGCCACGTACCTTTCACCGCACGGGCCCACCGGCCGGTCCGGCGCACCTCACACTGCGTCACTATCCGTCGACGAGCTCCCCGAGAGCGACATCGTACGCCTCAGCGTAGGTCGGGAAGGCGTGGATGGTGTCACGCAGGACGGCCAACGGCACACCTGCGCGGATCGCGAGGACCGCCTCGTGGATCCAGGCGTCGGCCATGTCACCGATCGCGCTGGCGCCCACGAGGACCTGGGCGTCGACGTCGGCCACCAGCACGAGCCGTCCGCCGGGCGTACCCGCGACGCTGGTGCGCGGCAGATCCGCCAGGTCGCACCGGCCGACCGCCACGTGCGCGAACCGCTGCGACGCCTCTGCCGGCGTCAGGCCGACACCGGCCACCGGCGGGTCGGTGTACATCGTGCGGGGGACGGCACGGTGGTCGGTCCGCGCGTGTCCACCGGTCAGGTTCGCAGCGACGACGCGCGCCTGGTAGTTGGCGACGTGCGTGAACGGCGCGACCATCGTCACGTCGCCGGCCGCCCACACGTGGTCGGCGCCGATGACCCTGCACCGCTCATCGATCTGGATGCCGTCGGAGACGTCGAGCCCGAGCGTCTCGAGGCCGAGGTCGTCCAGGCGGGGCGCGACCCCGGTGGCCAGCACCAGCACCGCCGCGTGCACGGTCGACCCGTCGTCGAGCTGCGCACGCACGCCACCGTCGCGGCATTCCACGCGTTCCACCTCGACGCCGGCGCGCACCGTGACACCCTCCTCGGCCAGTCGCTCGCCCAGGAACCGGCCGATCTCGGGCGGCTCGCTGTTGGCGAGCGTGTCGGTCATCTCGACCACGGTGACCGGCACGTCGAAGCGGGCGTACAGTTGGGCGATCTCGCAGCCGACGGGTCCACCACCGATGATCAGCAGCGACGCGGGGCGCTCGTCGGCGGTCCAGGCGTCGTCGCTGGTCCACGCGTCGACGTCGTCGAGCCCGTCGATCGGTGGACGCACATCGCGTGCGCCGGTGGCGATGACGAGGTCGTCCCACGTGTGCTCCTGCCCGTCGACCGTGACGGTGCCGGGTCCGTTCACGCGGGCGTCGCCGCGCAGCAGCGTGACGCCGGCGTCGCGCAGGCCCGCGGCGTGCTGCGTGTCGTCTCGGTGGTCGACGAGCTCATCACGTCGCTGCGCGGCGTGCGCGAATCCCTTGTCGGGACGGCTCGGCGTGATCGGGTCCATCATCGCCCCGAGCTCGGTGACGTGGTCCAGCAGCGTCCGCACCTCCCCGGAGCGAAGCATCGCCTTGCTGGGCATGCACGCCGTGAACGGGCACTCGCCGCCGACCAGCGCGCGCTCGACGACCGCGACCTCGCGGCCGTCGCCGGCGAGCGCGTGAGCGATGTTCTCCCCGGCCGAGCCGGCGCCGAGCACGATCACGTCATGGTGCGCCACCGGAGTCCTCCTGTTGACCGCGTGGACCACCCGCGTACCCACCGGACGCGGCCGCCACGCGGCGGCCGGGCGATCAGTCGCCGGGCGGGTGCGCGGTGACGGTCACCGGCACGCGGTGCACGGTGTTGACGGCGTAGCCGCCGAGGTTCCACCGGTGGTCGTCAGGTTGGGTCTCGCCCGCGCTGTCGGTGGCCCTGCACGCGAGCACGTGGTCGCCGTCGGTGGCGTTCCAGGCGAACCGCCACGCCTGCCAGGCGTGGTCGACGACGGCGGCGTGGAGCTCGGCGTCGTTCCAGGACGCGCCGTCGTCGGTGCTGACCTCGACCCGTGTGATCGTCCCTGCGCCCGACCAGGCGCGTCCGGCGAGCGTCACCTCGCCGGGTGCGACGTACCGCGCGCGGGTGAAGAAGTCGGGGATGCCGGGCGGGACCATCAACGACCGCACGACCATGCGGGTCACGGGCTCACCCGCCTCGTCCGGGTCGCTCTTGTACCGGTACGCGCTGGCCTGCTGGTACCCGCCGAACGGTTCGGTCGACGCGGTGATCCGCGACAGCCATTTGACGCTTGTCATCCCGTACCAACCGGGCACCAGCAGTCGCACCGGGAACCCGTGCTGCGGCGGCAGCGGTGCGCCGTTGAGGCCGTGGACGAGCAGCGGACCCTCGTCGCGTGCCTGGGCGGGGGTCAGGCTGCGCTGGTAGTGCTGCTCGTCACCGCCCTCGACCCCGCGGTCCGCGCCGGTGAACACCACGTCGACGACGTCGGGCGACAGTCCCGCCTCCTCCAGCAGTGGCCACAACGGCGTGCCGGTCCACTCCCCGGTGCCGATCGCCTCCAGCAACCACGGCTGGCTCAGCGCGCGGGGCGACAGCCGCGCGCGCCCGTTGCCTGCGCACTCCATCGTTACCGGGCGCGTGACCGTCTCACGGTGACGCAGGTCGTCAAGTGACAGCATGAGCGGTTGCTTCACCGCGCCGTCGATGCGCAGGCGCCAGCGGTCGCCGTCGGTGACAGGGATGTCGTAGTGGGTGAGCAGGTAGTGGAGCCCGATGGGCGTGATGTCGTAGCGCATCGCCTCGAGCGGCATGCCGTGGTTGCGCGTCGCGAGCTGCAACTCCTCCCGGGTGATCTGATCGCTCACCACCGTGCCCGTCGGTGGTGTCTCCGCCACGGAGGCGTCCGGTGCCGTGTCCGTCATGGTGCTCCCTTCGTCCCACCGGCCATGGAGAACCGGCCGCGCGCGGGCAACCCGCGACGCGACCGGATCCTTCCGCATCACCGCCCGCCCGTCCACCGGCACCGGATGTCACATCCTGTACGGGCATCTCGTCACACCAGGCAACGCCAACACCCACATCGAGGAGCACACCATGCGCATCTTCATCGCCGGCGCGACCGGCGTCCTGGGCCGCC from Euzebyales bacterium carries:
- a CDS encoding isochorismatase family protein, which translates into the protein MDIIRAYLDPSSPLYAGVEDAVASAARVVDAARDTSVPVIFTRVEFIRGGTDGGMFYRKVPALAVLDAGSPLADFPNAPRPRDGEVVVTKQYASAFFGTSLASTLTALGIDTVVIVGLSTSGCVRASAVDAIQHGFAPVVVRDAVGDRDARPHEANLFDLDAKYADVMSEAEVIARLRQRGESR
- a CDS encoding DICT sensory domain-containing protein, encoding MGPTQASDPGLQALLHDAAGDRPLRGTHFVNDAREMLLATREIEAAARDDGAVLYVGFQDAARLDDESDVYRELQKQADVIAYGVGQPKAGPDRVEWVAVPRDRHALHNQWFLVLHGTERLAFVGFETSPPKYFRRGPSYNEGRTWEGFTTDDEGLIDHLTQRLEHARSLASRRPTTWMLAATDDGSDPRYAAVRDAALAAARDSGAGVVLYDRTTESYLTNPYPSGPWSSEEAALSPSWELSPARLAVDRGAKALRDAVDRYAPDAIYLPAHVSNPSLLDRVRGNTLTTLAGAVDVPVRLVDADGEVTEHG
- a CDS encoding NAD(P)/FAD-dependent oxidoreductase, with amino-acid sequence MAHHDVIVLGAGSAGENIAHALAGDGREVAVVERALVGGECPFTACMPSKAMLRSGEVRTLLDHVTELGAMMDPITPSRPDKGFAHAAQRRDELVDHRDDTQHAAGLRDAGVTLLRGDARVNGPGTVTVDGQEHTWDDLVIATGARDVRPPIDGLDDVDAWTSDDAWTADERPASLLIIGGGPVGCEIAQLYARFDVPVTVVEMTDTLANSEPPEIGRFLGERLAEEGVTVRAGVEVERVECRDGGVRAQLDDGSTVHAAVLVLATGVAPRLDDLGLETLGLDVSDGIQIDERCRVIGADHVWAAGDVTMVAPFTHVANYQARVVAANLTGGHARTDHRAVPRTMYTDPPVAGVGLTPAEASQRFAHVAVGRCDLADLPRTSVAGTPGGRLVLVADVDAQVLVGASAIGDMADAWIHEAVLAIRAGVPLAVLRDTIHAFPTYAEAYDVALGELVDG
- a CDS encoding sulfite oxidase; the protein is MTDTAPDASVAETPPTGTVVSDQITREELQLATRNHGMPLEAMRYDITPIGLHYLLTHYDIPVTDGDRWRLRIDGAVKQPLMLSLDDLRHRETVTRPVTMECAGNGRARLSPRALSQPWLLEAIGTGEWTGTPLWPLLEEAGLSPDVVDVVFTGADRGVEGGDEQHYQRSLTPAQARDEGPLLVHGLNGAPLPPQHGFPVRLLVPGWYGMTSVKWLSRITASTEPFGGYQQASAYRYKSDPDEAGEPVTRMVVRSLMVPPGIPDFFTRARYVAPGEVTLAGRAWSGAGTITRVEVSTDDGASWNDAELHAAVVDHAWQAWRFAWNATDGDHVLACRATDSAGETQPDDHRWNLGGYAVNTVHRVPVTVTAHPPGD
- a CDS encoding pyridoxamine 5'-phosphate oxidase family protein — its product is MERVAMPWSAVVEAATASGWTTYVGTADAHGRPHVAVVAPGFADGTVWFATRASSKKCRNLRENSAVAFHWPIQGSEADGELAAWGTATVHDGDAERHRLWDARVLPYDLSGFFGSAENPDLVFVEVTLHRARLQTQRGTRVWSAQRVDMP
- a CDS encoding DoxX family protein, whose protein sequence is MLGFIRRTLLAAIFLFSSTNAIQNAEQMTAPAEALGLPEPANMVRLHGAINLIGGLMLVFNIKPKLAAWAMVGNLIPTTVGGHQFWEESDEGAKINQLIHFMKNVSLLGGLLTVISAERRCDDDVS